A stretch of the Aegilops tauschii subsp. strangulata cultivar AL8/78 chromosome 4, Aet v6.0, whole genome shotgun sequence genome encodes the following:
- the LOC109762642 gene encoding uncharacterized protein translates to MPLRFLGRICGDAVGSAARRLRGNLGDEMRELSQHRWFVQFRAERDFYAGVCSEAAGSARRLRKNIQHETERFGRGLWQQKKKILDAYLALSGVNYVLKFPVGPAAIDEFAAEKALKEDAMKWRFEELWMIEHGAKYKHKEWRKAWLYDKYKKCAQDVDKRNKESGGAAFGTDQFWDETEQQFRARTRRKLED, encoded by the exons ATGCCGCTCCGATTCCTCGGCCGGATCTGCGGCGACGCCGTCGGATCGGCGGCGCGGAGGCTCCGG GGAAACCTCGGCGACGAGATGCGGGAGCTCTCCCAGCACAG GTGGTTCGTCCAGTTCCGCGCGGAGAGGGATTTCTACGCCGGGGTCTGCAGCGAGGCCGCCGGCTCCGCGCGGAGGCTGAGGAAGAACATCCAGCACGAGACGGAGAGATTCGGCCGCGGCCTCTGGCAGCAAAA GAAAAAGATCTTGGATGCCTACCTTGCCTTGAGTGGAGTAAATTATGTTCTCAAATTTCCAGTGGGGCCAGCAG CCATAGATGAGTTTGCTGCCGAGAAGGCCTTGAAGGAGGATGCCATGAAGTGGAGGTTCGAGGAGCTGTGGATGATCGAGCACGGCGCTAAGTACAAGCACAAGGAGTGGAGGAAGGCGTGGCTCTATGACAAGTACAAGAAATGCGCCCAGGATGTCGACAAGCGCAACAAGGAGAGCGGTGGGGCTGCCTTCGGGACAGACCAGTTCTGGGACGAAACCGAGCAACAGTTCCGCGCGCGCACGCGCCGCAAGCTCGAAGACTGA